The following are from one region of the Halarcobacter sp. genome:
- a CDS encoding FtsW/RodA/SpoVE family cell cycle protein, translating into MNSNKNTIKRNNSKKRIYEADYVLFLLVCSLIIVSIIFSYSLSIYTVEYYGYNQFHFFIRQMFVGVLAIVIMWAFSLIDPDEIVNRVGMGFFIIFFILMALMPFLPSSMVTASGGANRWIRLPGFSLSPVEFFKIGFIYFLSWSFHRRLIEVPRKIGLKQEMLLLAPYFVAFLVVVFIIAFLQKDLGQVVLLGGILFILLIFANRSYKVFVSLGVVGIIAFIGLIIAAPHRIQRIFSWWAMVQDKILSILPSWADAYLRIDELPEPYQVSHSLNAMHNGGVFGEGVGLGDIKLGFLSEVHTDFVLAGITEELGLVGLTCITLIIFLIVFRIFRISGRVENKIYHLFTIGVALMIIIAFLINSYGISGMIPIKGIAVPLLSYGGSSMLAMSIAIGLVLSISKSVDLSKKVNQQ; encoded by the coding sequence ATGAATTCTAACAAAAATACAATTAAAAGAAACAATTCCAAAAAGAGAATTTACGAAGCAGATTATGTACTATTTCTATTGGTTTGTTCTTTAATTATAGTAAGTATTATTTTCTCTTATTCATTATCCATTTATACAGTTGAGTATTATGGGTATAATCAATTTCATTTTTTTATAAGACAAATGTTTGTTGGAGTACTAGCAATAGTGATTATGTGGGCTTTTTCATTAATTGATCCAGATGAAATAGTAAATAGAGTTGGAATGGGTTTTTTTATTATATTTTTTATACTTATGGCACTTATGCCTTTTTTACCCTCATCTATGGTAACTGCATCAGGTGGAGCAAATAGATGGATTAGACTTCCTGGTTTTTCTTTGTCACCTGTAGAGTTTTTTAAAATCGGATTTATATATTTTTTATCATGGTCTTTTCATAGAAGGCTTATTGAAGTTCCTAGGAAAATTGGATTAAAACAAGAGATGCTTTTATTGGCACCATATTTTGTTGCTTTCCTTGTTGTTGTATTTATTATTGCATTTTTGCAAAAAGATTTAGGTCAGGTTGTACTTTTAGGTGGAATACTGTTTATTCTTTTAATTTTTGCTAATAGAAGTTATAAAGTATTTGTTTCTTTAGGAGTTGTTGGGATTATTGCTTTTATTGGATTGATTATTGCTGCACCTCACCGAATACAAAGAATATTTTCATGGTGGGCAATGGTACAAGATAAAATACTTTCAATTTTACCTTCATGGGCTGATGCTTATTTGCGTATTGATGAACTTCCTGAACCTTATCAGGTTTCTCACTCTTTAAATGCTATGCATAATGGAGGGGTTTTTGGAGAAGGTGTTGGTTTAGGAGATATAAAATTAGGATTCTTAAGTGAGGTTCATACAGACTTTGTATTAGCAGGAATAACTGAAGAATTGGGTTTAGTTGGATTAACTTGTATTACACTAATTATATTTTTAATTGTATTTAGAATTTTTAGAATAAGTGGAAGAGTAGAAAATAAAATATATCATCTTTTTACAATTGGCGTTGCACTTATGATTATAATTGCATTTTTAATAAATTCGTATGGTATTTCAGGAATGATACCAATTAAAGGTATTGCTGTACCACTTTTAAGTTATGGGGGTTCATCTATGTTAGCAATGTCTATTGCCATAGGTTTAGTTTTATCAATTAGTAAATCTGTAGATTTAAGTAAAAAGGTTAATCAACAATGA
- a CDS encoding ABC transporter substrate-binding protein yields MNLIKIIISLILFSSLVSAKKLEKISIQLDWLHQFQFAGYYVAKEKGYYKNQNLDVLIKEYTFNKNVVDDVLNKKSDYGVGKSSLIIDRLENKKVILLNAIYQTSPMVLITRKESNITKPSELKNKKVMLTSDARSAASINSMIMSQGLELEDINFQKHSFNLDDLIDGKTDAMGCYLSNEPYILEKRDILYNILNPSDYGFDFYGGIFFTSEDELHKHSNRVRKVYKATMRGWEYAFNNIEETAKLIFEKYNTQNKSLESLIYEGQVLKNLSKIEDGLLGQIDKNKIEEMQRLYVLLGFGSKNNKIPKVNDFIYNSSNILYSLNQKEYIKQTKIKLLSNNNFPPFTMMLDKNLQGIEIDYWKLISKRLNLKNSEIEIVNNSKDSLEKIKNNPNLIKYAFSKKDRSNKTTLTDTIAEIKIGLASFVNTPYISDINELNGKKVAIIKYTSYYQQIKNNYPKIKFVEVKNTEEGILLLKEKKVYAIVNKIPSLNYTISNKGLNDLKIIGSFDEKYDLKLVVNAENKMLINLLNKAITTISEKDRESIASKYYSVVYQNNHDYKELYKILIPLIILLLFIFRSNRLMNKEIKRREEIELQLNKVANIDSLTNIYNRRKITSIFDNEINRSKRYKRELSIIFFDIDNFKMINDDLSHKDGDKVLINLSILIKNSIRKTDFFGRWGGEEFIIILPETNKEKAEVIANMLKEKISKFDFDIDRSVTCSFGVTSFSETDNKDSVLTRVDHAMYYVKKNGKNDIKVV; encoded by the coding sequence ATGAATTTAATTAAAATAATAATCTCACTTATCCTATTTTCTTCATTAGTTAGTGCCAAAAAACTAGAAAAAATATCTATTCAATTAGATTGGTTGCACCAATTCCAATTTGCAGGATATTATGTTGCAAAAGAAAAGGGTTATTACAAAAATCAAAACCTGGATGTTTTAATAAAAGAATATACATTTAATAAAAATGTAGTTGATGATGTTTTAAATAAAAAAAGTGATTATGGAGTGGGAAAATCCTCATTAATAATTGATAGATTAGAAAATAAAAAAGTGATTTTGCTTAATGCTATCTATCAAACTTCTCCTATGGTTTTAATTACAAGAAAAGAATCAAATATTACAAAACCTAGTGAGTTGAAAAATAAAAAAGTGATGTTAACTTCTGATGCAAGATCAGCTGCAAGTATAAATTCAATGATAATGTCTCAAGGCTTAGAATTAGAAGATATTAACTTTCAAAAACACTCTTTTAATTTAGATGATTTGATTGATGGTAAAACTGATGCTATGGGATGCTATCTTTCAAATGAGCCATATATATTAGAAAAAAGAGATATCCTTTATAATATTTTAAATCCTAGTGATTATGGTTTTGATTTTTATGGTGGTATATTTTTTACTTCAGAAGATGAATTACATAAACATTCAAATAGAGTAAGAAAAGTTTATAAAGCCACTATGAGAGGTTGGGAATATGCCTTTAATAATATAGAAGAGACTGCAAAGTTAATTTTTGAAAAATACAACACTCAAAATAAAAGTTTAGAATCATTAATTTATGAAGGACAAGTTTTAAAAAATTTATCCAAAATAGAAGATGGATTATTAGGACAAATAGATAAAAATAAAATTGAAGAGATGCAACGTTTATATGTTCTCTTAGGATTTGGAAGCAAAAATAATAAAATACCAAAAGTTAATGATTTTATTTATAACAGTTCAAATATTTTATATTCTTTAAATCAAAAAGAATATATAAAACAAACAAAAATCAAACTCTTAAGTAATAATAATTTCCCACCTTTTACAATGATGCTTGATAAAAATTTACAAGGAATAGAAATTGACTATTGGAAACTTATTTCAAAAAGATTAAATTTAAAAAATAGCGAAATTGAAATAGTAAATAATTCAAAAGACTCATTAGAAAAAATAAAAAATAATCCAAATTTAATTAAATATGCTTTTAGTAAAAAAGACCGTTCAAATAAAACAACATTAACTGATACAATTGCAGAGATAAAAATAGGACTTGCTTCATTTGTCAATACTCCTTATATTTCAGATATAAATGAATTAAATGGGAAAAAAGTTGCGATAATTAAATATACTTCATATTATCAACAAATCAAAAACAATTACCCTAAAATTAAATTTGTAGAGGTAAAAAATACAGAAGAAGGTATTTTACTTTTAAAAGAGAAGAAAGTTTATGCAATAGTAAATAAAATCCCCTCTTTAAACTACACAATTTCAAACAAAGGATTAAATGATTTAAAAATTATAGGTTCTTTTGATGAAAAGTATGATTTAAAACTTGTTGTTAATGCAGAAAATAAAATGTTAATTAACCTTTTAAATAAAGCTATAACAACTATTTCAGAAAAAGATAGAGAATCAATTGCTTCAAAATATTATTCTGTTGTATATCAAAACAATCATGATTATAAAGAACTTTATAAAATATTAATACCTCTAATAATCCTTTTATTGTTTATTTTTAGAAGTAATAGATTAATGAATAAAGAGATTAAAAGAAGAGAAGAGATAGAACTACAGTTAAATAAAGTTGCAAATATAGATTCATTAACAAATATTTATAATAGAAGAAAAATTACATCAATTTTTGATAATGAAATTAATAGATCAAAAAGATATAAAAGGGAATTATCTATTATATTTTTTGATATAGATAATTTTAAAATGATAAATGATGACTTAAGTCATAAAGATGGAGATAAAGTATTAATAAACTTATCAATATTAATAAAAAATAGTATTAGAAAAACTGATTTCTTTGGAAGATGGGGAGGAGAAGAGTTTATTATCATTTTGCCTGAAACAAATAAAGAAAAAGCAGAAGTTATTGCAAATATGTTAAAAGAAAAAATTTCTAAATTTGATTTTGATATTGATAGATCAGTGACTTGCAGTTTTGGAGTAACAAGTTTTAGTGAAACTGATAATAAAGATTCTGTGTTAACAAGAGTTGACCATGCTATGTATTATGTTAAAAAAAATGGAAAGAATGATATAAAAGTGGTTTAA
- a CDS encoding type II secretion system protein, whose product MKKSYSLIELILVIFLISILYYSISLNNHNNKLDELTNRIVLYLKQARYQALIDNKKEKNQELWHKKRWTLKFFNCKKSVGGIYYVIYSDSNMTGHPNLDESLKDPLTKKRIYSSNSCETNEKTSKYVLLTKEFNIKDVFISCNNTSSIGQISFGSEGKVYSKLSSKENESDEYEIKERCKIEIRTKENERREIIIEGRSGYVYKEERP is encoded by the coding sequence ATGAAAAAGAGTTATTCTTTAATTGAATTAATTCTTGTCATCTTTCTTATCTCTATTCTATACTATTCAATTTCATTAAATAATCATAATAACAAATTAGATGAACTTACTAATAGAATAGTATTGTATTTAAAGCAAGCAAGATACCAAGCACTTATAGATAATAAAAAAGAAAAGAATCAAGAACTTTGGCATAAAAAAAGATGGACTTTGAAATTTTTTAATTGTAAAAAGAGTGTAGGTGGAATCTATTATGTTATATATAGTGATAGTAATATGACAGGTCATCCTAATTTGGATGAATCATTAAAAGACCCCTTAACAAAAAAAAGAATCTACTCTTCTAATAGTTGTGAAACAAATGAAAAAACAAGCAAATATGTGTTGTTAACAAAAGAGTTTAATATAAAAGATGTATTTATATCTTGTAATAATACCTCTTCAATAGGACAAATTTCATTTGGAAGTGAAGGAAAAGTTTACTCAAAATTAAGTAGTAAAGAAAATGAATCTGATGAGTATGAGATAAAAGAAAGATGTAAAATAGAGATAAGAACAAAAGAAAATGAGAGAAGAGAGATAATAATAGAAGGAAGAAGTGGATATGTATATAAAGAGGAAAGACCATAA
- a CDS encoding peptidylprolyl isomerase has translation MFGFGRKELKQYEYSKEELSKFKYAKVTTSKGVIWLELFNEETPNTVANFATLANDKFYDGLNFHRVIAGFMAQGGCPDGTGAGGPEWAIACETDSDRQVHNRGSLSMAHAGPDTGGSQFFICFVDCPHLDGHHTVFGGIEENDESSFEVLDSIRQGDIIDSIEIKEQRD, from the coding sequence ATGTTTGGTTTTGGAAGAAAAGAATTAAAACAGTATGAATATTCAAAAGAAGAGTTATCAAAATTTAAATATGCAAAAGTTACTACATCAAAAGGTGTAATTTGGTTAGAGTTATTTAATGAAGAAACACCAAATACTGTTGCAAATTTTGCTACATTAGCAAATGATAAATTTTATGATGGGCTTAATTTTCATAGAGTTATAGCTGGTTTTATGGCACAAGGTGGTTGTCCAGATGGAACAGGTGCTGGAGGTCCAGAATGGGCTATTGCTTGTGAAACTGACTCAGATAGACAAGTACACAATAGAGGTAGTTTATCAATGGCACATGCTGGTCCAGATACAGGAGGAAGCCAATTTTTTATATGTTTTGTTGATTGTCCACATCTAGATGGACACCATACAGTATTTGGTGGAATTGAAGAAAATGACGAAAGTAGTTTTGAAGTACTAGATAGTATTAGACAAGGTGATATTATTGATTCTATTGAGATAAAAGAGCAAAGAGATTAA
- a CDS encoding UDP-N-acetylglucosamine--N-acetylmuramyl-(pentapeptide) pyrophosphoryl-undecaprenol N-acetylglucosamine transferase: MRVVITGGGTGGHLKVADALIEEYSKRGIKPIFIGSINGQDKDWFDKDKRLYRTYFLETKGVVNKKGFGKIASLFQIIKAMNKCFDIFDDNEVKTVISVGGFSAAPATFASILSWGCKLYIHEQNSVMGKLNQLTSKFATEVFCSFDNNSPIKDYPVSDEFFDNARIRDEIQTIIFLGGSQGATAINNFALKVAPKLNSLGLKIIHQTGKNDFERVSKEYETMGIEVDVFPFSKEISKKMSLADFAVSRAGASTLWELCANSLPTLFVPYPYAAKDHQYTNAKFLEEKGLCYISREKDLSEELLIETLKKDNFSISKKLVDSISCDAVESIVDLISNQK; the protein is encoded by the coding sequence ATGAGAGTAGTAATTACAGGTGGTGGAACAGGAGGGCATCTAAAAGTAGCTGATGCACTTATAGAAGAATACTCAAAAAGAGGTATTAAACCCATATTTATAGGTTCTATAAATGGACAAGATAAAGATTGGTTCGATAAAGATAAAAGATTATACAGAACATATTTTTTAGAAACTAAAGGGGTTGTAAATAAAAAAGGTTTTGGAAAAATTGCTTCTTTATTTCAAATAATCAAAGCTATGAATAAATGTTTTGATATTTTTGATGATAATGAAGTAAAAACAGTGATCTCTGTTGGAGGATTTTCTGCTGCACCTGCTACTTTTGCTTCAATTCTTTCTTGGGGATGTAAACTTTATATACATGAACAAAATTCAGTAATGGGAAAATTAAATCAATTAACATCAAAATTTGCAACAGAAGTATTTTGTTCTTTCGATAATAACTCTCCAATTAAAGATTATCCTGTATCAGATGAATTTTTTGATAATGCAAGAATTAGAGATGAGATTCAAACAATTATATTTTTAGGTGGTTCACAAGGTGCTACAGCAATAAATAACTTTGCTTTAAAAGTTGCACCTAAATTAAATAGTTTGGGTTTAAAAATAATTCATCAAACAGGAAAAAATGATTTTGAACGTGTGTCAAAAGAGTATGAAACAATGGGTATAGAAGTTGATGTTTTTCCTTTTTCTAAAGAGATATCAAAAAAAATGAGTTTAGCAGATTTTGCAGTGAGTAGGGCAGGGGCTTCAACACTTTGGGAACTTTGTGCCAACTCTTTGCCTACACTTTTTGTACCTTATCCTTATGCGGCAAAGGATCATCAATATACAAATGCAAAATTCTTAGAAGAAAAAGGTTTATGTTATATCTCAAGGGAAAAAGATTTAAGTGAAGAGTTATTAATAGAAACATTAAAAAAAGATAATTTTTCAATAAGTAAAAAATTAGTTGATTCAATCAGCTGTGATGCTGTTGAATCAATTGTTGATTTAATAAGTAATCAAAAGTAG
- a CDS encoding penicillin-binding protein 2 — protein MSSNFKEKDNKIKKIMILFFFILFLLIILLISIFDTMKDYRRLPSLETSKKELAVRGDIVSSDNFKISTSKKIYKASIDTRHLDENKKELFIRLFSIYSNIPYKKIEKKLDDALRNSPGNLVLSYNIDSKTAKNLKELGFKLRRLDVFKARKVPGGKILRGLSINESGEKRVYSYENTLTPVVGYITKYETKNDKTRVKGIKGLEKKYDDLLNDSKDGILSGNRDVLSYISFNRNSTIKQRIDGANIVLNIPLKLQKNNEMILDIYKKKLEAKEIIVSVMDSKTGKVLSLASSNRFNPEKIYQKDIPSLNVNAIEYQFEPGSVIKPIAIALVLDKNRIKRNELLFAYNTKGKANSKGEFPRGRYKLGRFTIKDDHRFKKHYLTLDDILIFSSNIGTLQFAQRLSGPEFFEGMKRFGFTRKTGIDLPYEKKGEMPKVWQFAANDKKGEDNVYKATVSYGQGMTATFMQVLKAYSAFNNNGVAVTPKIVSYLEMDGNKYKEDKIKDEKIITEKTAKEIKRLLIKTVDKGTGREAQIPGLEIGGKTGTAQIARGGKYLKEYISSFFGFVNDGENSYTIGVTVIDPVSTGKHWYYHYASWSAVPVFKEIINNLVRLNYLTPKNDIISDKK, from the coding sequence ATGTCTTCAAATTTTAAGGAAAAAGATAACAAAATCAAGAAAATTATGATTTTGTTTTTCTTTATACTTTTTTTATTAATTATTTTACTAATCTCTATATTTGACACGATGAAAGATTACCGAAGGTTACCTTCATTAGAGACTTCCAAAAAAGAATTGGCAGTGCGTGGAGATATAGTAAGTTCTGATAATTTTAAAATATCAACATCAAAAAAAATATATAAAGCTTCTATTGATACTAGACATCTTGATGAAAATAAAAAAGAGTTATTCATAAGACTTTTTTCTATTTATAGTAATATCCCATATAAAAAAATTGAAAAAAAACTAGATGATGCCTTAAGAAATAGCCCAGGGAATCTTGTACTTTCATATAATATTGACTCAAAAACTGCAAAAAACTTAAAAGAGTTAGGTTTCAAACTTAGACGACTTGATGTGTTTAAAGCAAGAAAAGTTCCAGGTGGAAAAATTTTAAGAGGTTTAAGTATAAATGAAAGTGGAGAAAAAAGAGTTTATTCATATGAGAATACTTTAACACCTGTTGTTGGATATATCACAAAATATGAAACTAAAAATGATAAAACAAGAGTTAAGGGTATAAAAGGCTTAGAAAAAAAATATGATGATTTACTAAATGATAGTAAAGATGGAATTTTAAGTGGCAATAGAGATGTATTATCTTATATATCATTTAATAGAAACTCTACAATTAAACAAAGAATTGATGGAGCTAATATTGTTTTAAATATCCCATTAAAACTACAAAAAAACAACGAAATGATTTTAGATATTTATAAAAAGAAACTAGAAGCAAAAGAGATTATAGTTTCAGTTATGGATAGTAAAACAGGTAAGGTTTTATCTTTAGCTTCTTCTAATAGATTTAACCCTGAAAAGATATATCAAAAAGATATACCCTCATTAAATGTAAATGCTATTGAATACCAATTTGAACCAGGTTCAGTAATAAAACCTATCGCTATTGCATTAGTTTTAGATAAAAATAGAATTAAAAGAAATGAACTTTTATTTGCATATAATACAAAAGGGAAAGCTAATAGTAAAGGTGAATTTCCTAGAGGAAGATATAAATTAGGTAGATTTACAATTAAAGATGACCATAGATTTAAAAAACATTACCTTACTCTTGATGATATACTCATTTTTTCATCAAATATTGGAACATTACAATTTGCACAAAGGTTAAGTGGGCCAGAGTTTTTTGAAGGTATGAAAAGATTTGGATTTACAAGAAAAACAGGGATAGACCTACCTTATGAGAAAAAAGGAGAAATGCCTAAAGTTTGGCAATTTGCAGCAAATGATAAAAAAGGTGAAGATAATGTTTATAAAGCAACAGTATCTTATGGCCAAGGTATGACAGCTACATTTATGCAAGTTTTAAAAGCTTATTCAGCATTTAATAATAATGGAGTTGCTGTAACTCCAAAAATAGTTTCTTATCTAGAAATGGATGGGAACAAATATAAAGAAGATAAAATTAAAGATGAAAAAATCATCACTGAAAAAACTGCAAAAGAGATAAAAAGATTACTTATAAAAACAGTTGACAAAGGTACAGGTAGAGAAGCTCAAATTCCAGGTCTAGAAATAGGTGGAAAAACAGGGACTGCCCAAATTGCAAGAGGTGGGAAATATTTAAAAGAATATATTTCATCTTTTTTTGGTTTTGTAAATGATGGAGAGAACTCTTATACTATTGGAGTTACTGTAATTGATCCTGTATCAACTGGTAAACATTGGTATTACCATTATGCTTCATGGTCAGCAGTGCCAGTATTTAAAGAGATCATTAATAATCTTGTTAGATTAAACTATCTAACACCAAAAAACGATATAATTTCAGATAAAAAATAA
- a CDS encoding aminodeoxychorismate/anthranilate synthase component II — protein MILMIDNYDSFTYNIVQYCLELGADLKVIRNDELSVEQIEKLNPEKIIISPGPATPNEAGVCLEAIKYFADKKPILGICLGHQSIAQVFGGEVIRAENMMHGKTSKMKRVKDTKIFDGLPNEFTQTRYHSLTVKKENLPSCIIPTSYSMDDDEIMSLEIEGKDIYGVQFHPESIMSEHGFTILNNFLKL, from the coding sequence ATGATTTTAATGATAGATAATTATGACTCTTTTACTTACAATATAGTTCAATATTGTTTAGAGTTAGGAGCAGATTTAAAAGTTATTAGAAATGATGAATTATCAGTAGAGCAGATAGAAAAATTAAACCCTGAAAAAATTATAATATCTCCAGGACCAGCTACACCTAATGAAGCAGGTGTTTGTTTAGAAGCAATTAAGTATTTTGCTGATAAGAAACCAATTTTAGGAATTTGTTTAGGTCATCAAAGTATTGCTCAAGTTTTTGGAGGAGAGGTTATTCGTGCAGAGAATATGATGCATGGAAAAACTTCAAAAATGAAAAGAGTGAAAGATACTAAGATTTTTGATGGTTTACCAAATGAGTTCACTCAAACAAGATATCATTCTCTAACAGTAAAAAAAGAGAATCTACCCTCTTGTATTATTCCTACATCTTATAGTATGGATGATGATGAAATAATGTCTTTAGAGATTGAAGGAAAAGATATATATGGTGTTCAGTTTCACCCAGAATCAATAATGAGTGAACATGGATTTACAATATTAAACAACTTTTTAAAATTATGA
- a CDS encoding menaquinone biosynthesis decarboxylase, whose translation MKEAIEILKKNDLLKVIDDELDIYLEIPHVAYVEVKKEDSKAILFTNVVDKKNNKKFDMPVLMNVFCNEKAVKLFIGDGDKIGSEIESLLKMKPPTTFSEKLSTFGKLFALKNTIPKKNKGKGECQQVIKLGEEAKLSDLPILTTWEQDGGPFITMGQVYTTSLNGEMKNLGMYRLQVYDDHTLGMHWQIHKDSNHFFHEYKKAGEKMPVSIGIGGDPMYIWCGQAPLPIGVFELMLYGFVKNKNAQLVKSITNDIWVPKDNDFVIEGFVDTSKMKIEGPFGDHTGYYTLEEEYPFLEVSAITSKEKPTYLATVVGKPPLEDKYMGHATERIFLPLLKTTAPDLIDYYMPENGVFHNLILAKIKTLYPGHASQMMHAFWGVGQMSFVKHAIFVGEDAPDLTEHESITEYILNRIDIDDMLISKGVVDALDHSSPKFAVGGKLGLDCTGEEISELGITILSDNELLSKMKEITSEVKDLKQYFTNTKNPVTVITVDKTRNQKNLFEDLKPLYPYMKILVIVDAANQNDVNNPYMLVWRVVNNIDSNRDIFIDSNTICVDGTNKNSFDNFKRRWPDDVDCTKEVIDSLRQRGILDISDEFIKEYQL comes from the coding sequence ATGAAAGAAGCTATAGAAATTTTAAAAAAGAATGACTTACTTAAAGTTATTGATGATGAATTGGATATCTATTTAGAGATACCTCATGTTGCATATGTGGAAGTTAAAAAAGAGGATTCCAAAGCAATTTTGTTTACTAATGTTGTAGATAAGAAAAACAATAAGAAATTTGATATGCCTGTTCTTATGAATGTATTTTGTAATGAAAAAGCGGTAAAACTTTTTATTGGAGATGGTGATAAAATTGGAAGTGAGATTGAATCTTTACTAAAAATGAAGCCACCCACAACTTTTTCTGAGAAGTTGTCAACTTTTGGAAAACTATTTGCACTAAAAAATACTATTCCTAAGAAAAACAAAGGAAAAGGTGAGTGTCAACAAGTTATAAAATTAGGTGAAGAAGCAAAATTATCTGATTTACCAATTTTAACAACATGGGAACAAGATGGTGGACCATTCATTACTATGGGACAAGTTTACACAACTTCATTAAATGGTGAAATGAAAAACTTAGGTATGTATAGACTACAAGTTTATGATGATCATACTTTAGGAATGCATTGGCAAATTCACAAAGATTCTAATCACTTTTTCCATGAATATAAAAAAGCAGGTGAAAAAATGCCAGTATCAATAGGTATAGGTGGAGATCCTATGTATATTTGGTGTGGACAAGCTCCACTTCCAATTGGTGTATTTGAGCTTATGCTTTATGGTTTTGTTAAAAACAAAAATGCACAACTTGTAAAATCTATTACAAATGATATTTGGGTTCCAAAAGACAATGACTTTGTTATTGAAGGATTTGTTGATACTTCAAAAATGAAAATTGAAGGGCCATTTGGAGATCATACAGGTTACTATACCCTTGAAGAAGAGTATCCATTTTTAGAAGTTAGTGCTATCACATCTAAAGAAAAACCTACATATTTAGCTACAGTTGTTGGAAAACCACCATTAGAAGATAAATATATGGGGCATGCAACTGAAAGAATATTTTTACCACTTTTAAAAACTACAGCACCAGATTTAATTGATTATTATATGCCAGAAAATGGAGTGTTTCATAATCTTATTTTAGCAAAAATCAAAACTCTATATCCTGGACATGCAAGCCAGATGATGCACGCATTTTGGGGAGTAGGGCAAATGAGTTTTGTTAAGCATGCCATTTTTGTTGGAGAAGATGCACCAGATTTAACAGAGCATGAATCTATTACTGAATATATCTTAAATAGAATAGATATAGATGATATGCTTATTTCAAAAGGTGTAGTTGATGCCCTTGACCATTCAAGTCCTAAATTTGCAGTGGGTGGTAAGTTAGGATTAGATTGTACTGGTGAAGAGATAAGTGAGTTAGGAATTACTATATTATCTGATAATGAACTTTTATCTAAAATGAAAGAGATTACTAGTGAAGTTAAAGATTTAAAACAATATTTTACAAATACAAAAAATCCAGTTACAGTAATAACTGTTGATAAAACAAGAAATCAAAAAAATCTTTTTGAGGATTTAAAACCTTTATATCCATATATGAAGATTTTAGTTATTGTAGATGCAGCAAATCAAAATGATGTAAATAATCCATATATGTTAGTGTGGAGAGTTGTTAATAATATTGATTCAAACAGAGATATCTTTATAGATTCAAACACAATTTGTGTTGATGGTACAAATAAAAATTCATTTGATAATTTTAAAAGAAGATGGCCTGATGATGTAGATTGTACAAAAGAGGTTATAGATTCTTTAAGACAAAGAGGTATTTTAGATATAAGTGATGAATTTATAAAAGAATATCAACTTTAA